The Vallitalea longa genome includes a window with the following:
- a CDS encoding ABC transporter permease, translating into MEKKKILSSTVKMTLLSILLGLIITAIILLAAGYNPLEIYAVIVKGVFSKPKYISYTIIRATPLILTGISVAFAFKTGLFNIGAEGQFIIGTIVASMAGYFFNLPIVIHPIVVMILAIVFGGLYGSIIGLLKAKFGIHEVITSIMLNWIALYAHNAVINIPGFFARTNKAHPIKESASIVFLDRFKNSDSGKEWLINHQAIRDILKSPVNYGIIIAIIVAVVIWFILNKTTLGYRLRAVGYNKFAAEYGGINVKRNIVTSMFISGSVSGLAGALMIMGVSKGITTLSAMEGYGLDGIGVALIAGNSPISCIFSGIFFGALKYGGTKIQAKPIEAPKEIINIMIGTIIFFVAIPRIVNVFRRIRDRKGVTE; encoded by the coding sequence ATGGAGAAAAAAAAGATATTGAGTTCAACTGTTAAGATGACGCTCTTGTCAATATTATTAGGTCTTATCATTACAGCTATCATATTATTAGCCGCTGGTTATAATCCTTTAGAGATATATGCTGTTATTGTTAAAGGAGTTTTTAGCAAGCCTAAGTACATATCATATACCATTATTAGAGCAACACCATTAATTTTAACTGGTATATCAGTAGCTTTTGCATTTAAGACAGGTTTATTTAATATTGGAGCAGAAGGTCAGTTTATTATTGGAACCATTGTTGCATCAATGGCAGGATATTTCTTTAATTTGCCTATCGTAATACATCCTATTGTTGTTATGATATTAGCAATAGTTTTTGGTGGATTATATGGTTCCATAATTGGTTTATTAAAAGCTAAATTCGGTATTCATGAAGTTATAACTTCAATAATGTTAAATTGGATTGCTTTATATGCGCATAATGCTGTTATTAATATACCAGGGTTCTTTGCGCGTACGAATAAAGCTCATCCTATCAAAGAAAGTGCAAGTATTGTTTTTTTAGATAGATTCAAGAATTCTGATTCTGGAAAAGAATGGTTAATAAATCATCAAGCTATAAGAGACATATTAAAATCCCCTGTTAACTATGGAATAATAATAGCTATTATAGTTGCAGTAGTAATATGGTTTATACTTAATAAAACCACATTAGGTTATAGATTAAGAGCTGTAGGTTATAATAAATTCGCTGCTGAGTATGGTGGAATAAATGTCAAGAGAAACATTGTTACTTCAATGTTTATTTCAGGATCTGTTAGTGGACTAGCAGGAGCACTCATGATTATGGGTGTATCTAAGGGAATCACTACTTTATCTGCCATGGAAGGTTATGGTTTAGATGGTATAGGAGTTGCATTAATAGCAGGTAATTCACCAATATCATGTATATTCTCAGGTATATTCTTTGGTGCATTAAAGTATGGAGGTACTAAGATCCAAGCTAAACCTATAGAAGCTCCAAAAGAAATAATAAATATAATGATAGGTACTATTATTTTCTTTGTTGCCATTCCGAGAATAGTCAATGTCTTTAGACGTATAAGAGATAGAAAAGGGGTGACTGAATGA